The DNA window ATCTCAGCACGCATTTGCACGCGCAGTTTTGCATCTAAATTAGATAATGGCTCATCCATTAAGAAAACTTTCGCCTCCCGAACAATGGCACGACCTAAAGCAACTCGCTGACGCTGTCCTCCAGATAAAGCTTTTGGCTTTCTATCTAAATATGTTTCTAGACCTAATGTTTTGGCTGCTTCATTTACCCGTCTATCAATTTCATCTCTTTTTATTTTTCTTAACTTTAAACCAAATGCCATATTTTCTCGAACAGTCATATGAGGATAAAGAGCATAGTTTTGAAAGACCATAGCAATATCACGATCTTTGGGAGCTACTTCGTTCATATGCTCTCCATCAATGTAGAAGTCACCTTCTGAAATCGTTTCTAGACCTGCAATCATTCGCAGTGTAGTTGATTTACCACAGCCTGATGGTCCGACAAATACAACGAATTCTTTATCTCCAACCTGAAGGTTAAAGTCATTTACGGCGATATTTTTTTTATCATATATTTTATATATTTTGTCCAAATGTAACATTGTCATCAAGCATCAGCTCCTTATATTCAATTTTCTAGAAATACAGTACGGCAAGTTACAAGTTACTTTTTTCTTAACTCTTTCCTCCTTTTTGTTTAAATTGTTAACTTGAGACATTAAAGTAACTTAATGATTATACTAATCGAATCTAGTTATGCAGAAAATAAATATGTAAAGTTTGCTAACACAAAATATACAAGTAACCGTTCACTTCCCAAAAAATAAAAACCTTCTCCACAATAAGAAGGTTTTACATCATAATCTGTAAAGAAACTGCCTTTGCCTTACTTTTGAAGATTTTATTACATATCTTCTTTGCCCTGACAGCTCGGACATTCATAAATATGCACAAAATAAAGTCCAATATGGTGAAATCGTTTCCCCAAGCAATCTGGACATGTGCCTGCTTCACGCATTTGTTCCCGTCGTTTGTCTCGCTGATTAGCTAAGAAATTTACAAATTTCATAAAAAAACCTCCACATGTTTTTGACTATAGGTTTTCCTGATTGGAGGTCTTTTATTCGACTAGGTTTATCTGTAACAGTTTCTGCTTGGTTATGTTTTTATAACAAACAAGCTCAAGTTTTCCAATAGTACAAAAAGGATAGATAGAGCAGTCTTATGACGCTCATCTATCCTTTATTTTTATCCTATATAATGTTTAACGTTATATAGGAGTGTGTCACTATTAATCTTCCTAACAAATATCTGATTTTTGATAAAACCTAGCATATACAAGTTATTCTTCTACTTTCTATTCCATTTCTTTTTCTTTTTTTCGAAGAAACGGCCACCAGTTTCCCTCTCCAAGCGTCACAACAATCGCTGGCATAAGAAGCGGAAGAATAACAAGACCATAAAGTAAAAGACCAATAATAACAACTGTTGCTACATGCACAAGTGTTAATACACCTGATGGCATCATAGCCCCAAACGTTCCGGCTAGTATAATAGCAGCAGTAATAATAACCGACCCCATCTTACTCATAGACGTAACCATTCCTTCTGCTACGCCGCTCTTCACTTCTTCGTTAAAACGGTCTAACAAGAAAATAGAGTAGTCAATTCCCAGGGCAACTAAAATAACAAAACTAAAGAATGGCACCGCCCAGCTGATTCCGTCATTCCCCATTATATCCACGAATAGAAGCTCTGAGATTCCCATTGCTGTATAATACGTAAGCAGCAGTGAAGCAATCATGTATACAGGCATTACCATTGAACGGAATAAAATGGTCAAAACAATAAACAGTCCAATCATCATAATGACCATTGTGCGTGAAAGATCCGTTGTGGATAAATCTTTTAAATCCGCATTTGAGCTCGATACGCCTCCGTAAACAATTTCTGTATGCTCAAACGGCGTATCTACGACTTCGTTTGCCACCGCTTTTTCAATATTTTTTACAGTTGAAATGGCTTCTTCAGAATATGGATTTTGATCAAGCACTACACTTAGCTTAACTCCTTTTCCATCTGCAAAGGAATAGTTATCGATGGATTGTTTAAACCCTTTATCTTTCATCACTTCTGCTGGAAGATAAATACCCGTATCTCTAACTGTTGAGCTGTCACTCATGTTATCAAGCATATCTGTTGCTTTTGTTAAACCATCTGAGATCTTCGTCAGTCCATCATTCGCACTATTAACACCTTTTGCTAACTGATTGATACTGTCCGATAGCGTTCCTACTTGACCTTGCTGAGCTGAAAGATTCTCATTTGCTTGTTCAAGACCGGTTTGAATGGTAGTAAGTTCTTTGCTGATTGCTGCAAGCTGAGGAACCGCTTGTTGCACATTTCCTGTGGTAGAAAGCTGAGTGCTGACGAGCTGCAGCTGTTGATTAATTTGAGCCAATCCGTCTGCTACAGGTGTAAGCGACCCGCTAGATTCTTCTTTAGAAGCAGAACCTGTTTGGTCAGCTATTTGATTTAGCCCTTTTTCAACATCACTTAATCCTTTTTGTACATCTCCAATTCCTTTAACAGCATCTTTGATTCCATCTGATACAGAGCCCAGCTGTGAATTAACATATAAATCATTAATTTTTTCTCCTGTAGGTTGTGTGATGGTCATGACGGAGTCCACGTGATCCACTTTTTCAATTGCTTTGCTTATATTTCCTAAATAAGGAATAACATCCGCTTTTGTTAACTCTTTATCTCCTTTAATAATAACATTGACAGGAAACGCTTTTCCTTCTCCGAGTGCGTCACTGATGGCATTTAGTCCTTTTATAGATTTATAATCACTGCTGATTTCAGCAGTAGAGTCAAACGACACTTTTGAGTCATACGTCACAATAAAAGGCACGGTAATAATAGCTGTAATGACTAAAAACACGAACGGTCGCGTCACTGCATTTTTTCCTAAAAAGCCCCACAGCTTATTATCGCTATGAGAAGCCACTTTTTTAGACGGCCAAAATAATTTTTCTCCAAGGGTAACCATAAAAAGTGGAAGCAGGGTAAATAAAATGACTAGCAGCACACCTACGCCCACTGCTACGCCGACAGCCGATTGGAAAATAGCAAACTTGGCAAATCCGATGGCTGCAAAACCAATAAATACGGCAATTCCGCTGATGAATAGCGTTCTTCCTGCTGTACGGTAAGCTGTGATTGTGGCTTCTACTTTATCATGCCCGTTAGCCAATTCTTCACGGAAACGGTTAAGTAAAAGAATGCAGTAATCCGTACCAATTCCAAACAGAATAGCTACTAAGAACGTTTGCGTAAACGTTGAGATTGGAAAATCTACATTTTTAACTAAAATACCTAATAACGACTGACTGATTAAGTATGTGATTCCTACTATTAAAATAGGAATAAACGGCGTCACTACTGAACGGAAAACGAGTAAAAGTAAACCTAAAATCAAAAAGATGGTAATAAACTCGGTTTTCTTTAACCCTTCTTCTGAACTGTGTGCGAAATCTTGATTAATAAGAGATGCACCTGTTACATATGCGGTAACGTCTTTTGGCACGCTGTCATAAATCTGATTCGCTATTTTTTCGACTTTTTCATCCGATCCACTGACAGTAACCGGAACTAAAACTGTTTTTTTGTCTTTAGACATTAATTGATTACGAACATCTTGATCATCTGTTAAAGGAGTTGTTACGTCTTTCACACCTTTAATTTTCCCTGTCTTATTAATGATTTGCTGTATTTGCTTCTCACTATCTGCATTTAATGCTTTATCTAACTTAATAACCATGCTGATAGTGTTACTGTCTTCCCCGGCATCTTTTAAAATTTGGCTGGCTCTAGATGAAACTGCATCATCTGGAAGCTGGGACTGTCCTTTTTCACTTGCAAGCTTTGTTAAATTCGGTGCCGTTAGCATCAATATAACCGTTAAAGCTAAAATAAAGGCAGCAATCACCCATTTAAATTTCACGATAAATTTCATTCTTTGCTTT is part of the Priestia aryabhattai genome and encodes:
- a CDS encoding MMPL family transporter, producing the protein MKFIVKFKWVIAAFILALTVILMLTAPNLTKLASEKGQSQLPDDAVSSRASQILKDAGEDSNTISMVIKLDKALNADSEKQIQQIINKTGKIKGVKDVTTPLTDDQDVRNQLMSKDKKTVLVPVTVSGSDEKVEKIANQIYDSVPKDVTAYVTGASLINQDFAHSSEEGLKKTEFITIFLILGLLLLVFRSVVTPFIPILIVGITYLISQSLLGILVKNVDFPISTFTQTFLVAILFGIGTDYCILLLNRFREELANGHDKVEATITAYRTAGRTLFISGIAVFIGFAAIGFAKFAIFQSAVGVAVGVGVLLVILFTLLPLFMVTLGEKLFWPSKKVASHSDNKLWGFLGKNAVTRPFVFLVITAIITVPFIVTYDSKVSFDSTAEISSDYKSIKGLNAISDALGEGKAFPVNVIIKGDKELTKADVIPYLGNISKAIEKVDHVDSVMTITQPTGEKINDLYVNSQLGSVSDGIKDAVKGIGDVQKGLSDVEKGLNQIADQTGSASKEESSGSLTPVADGLAQINQQLQLVSTQLSTTGNVQQAVPQLAAISKELTTIQTGLEQANENLSAQQGQVGTLSDSINQLAKGVNSANDGLTKISDGLTKATDMLDNMSDSSTVRDTGIYLPAEVMKDKGFKQSIDNYSFADGKGVKLSVVLDQNPYSEEAISTVKNIEKAVANEVVDTPFEHTEIVYGGVSSSNADLKDLSTTDLSRTMVIMMIGLFIVLTILFRSMVMPVYMIASLLLTYYTAMGISELLFVDIMGNDGISWAVPFFSFVILVALGIDYSIFLLDRFNEEVKSGVAEGMVTSMSKMGSVIITAAIILAGTFGAMMPSGVLTLVHVATVVIIGLLLYGLVILPLLMPAIVVTLGEGNWWPFLRKKEKEME